A segment of the Panicum hallii strain FIL2 chromosome 1, PHallii_v3.1, whole genome shotgun sequence genome:
CGCGCGCCCACGGTGGCGTCCAGGGCGGGCGCCGCCGAGGAGTTGCCGAGGCGGAGCCGCACGGGGGCCAGCGGCTGCAGGTGGAACgacggcgggcgcgggcggtaGTAGAGGTACGCGAGGCACGCCGCGGCGAGGGCCAGGCAGAGCGCGAGGAGGGCGAACCCCGCGGCGAGGCAGCACGCGCGGCGGCAGGAgcacccgccgccgcggcggtgctGCTGGCGGTACCGCGCCGGCTTCCGCGCGCCGccagcgggcggcggctgcagcTGGTGGAGGTActggcgcgccggcggcggcttgaGCGGGAGtacctgcggcggcggcgcgagagCTGGCTTCTTGAAAGGCGGCGCGGTCCGGGCGCCGGtggcgggggccggcgcgggcgcgggcctcgccgccgcggctggCCCcttgggcggcggccggggcggctTGGGCTTGGGCGGCAGAGGCGGCTTCTCGGCCATGGCCGGGGACGCGGGCGCGGTAGCTAGGTGCTGTGATGGTACGCGGTGGTGGACCCCGACGGGGAAGATCGCGAGGCCTGGGGTGAGGGTGGGAGTGGGAAGTGATGGTTTGGTGCCTAGCTGCTGACTGATTAGCTGCAGCTGCTACTTATAGCGGCCATGGAGTGGGGCTGATCAGAAGGAATGGCCATGGCCTGGGGGGTTGGTCCGTCATGTACTcaaggggcaaggggaggaggagCACTGTAGCTGCACGCAGTAGGGGAGGGGGCCCAGTGGCAGTGTCATACCAGAGGCGCCAAAGTTTTACGCCGATCGCACGCGGCCGCAGCCAGCCCAGAGCCGTGGAGCGCTCCTGTGCGGTAGTAGCTGGGACGTAGCTCTCGAGGCGTGTGGGATTAATGCCCCAATCATGTGTAAAGTACGTGCCTGCGAGCGCGGATCGTACAAATTAAAAGGCTGATCATGACGACACTAGCTTTCTCTAATCAGCCCCAAATTAGCAGTGCGTGTGCGCCGAGCGGAGGAGCGCGCTGCCATCGAGCCGGCCTCGAGTGCCGATGGTTAGACGAGGCCGCTGGAACTGTCGATCTGCTCCTTTCGTTTCAAAATTATagtttatcttagctttgtctTAATTTAAGTATCTTTAAATCCAGTCGGTTTCGCAGAGAACAATATAAACATCTACATTATCATTGAAAATCCGCAATAAAATATATCCTGATAGTGCATTTATTTTAGTATTGTggatgtttttttaaaaaaatttcctACAACCTTGGTCGAAATCATACAAGTTTAATTAGGGACAATGTTAAAGTGGGCTGAAATTTGAAATGCTTCCATACAAGGAGATCTACGACTACGGGACACTTGGTCATTGCACTATATTCCTTCTAGCGCACCTTCTTCCTCACCGGCTATTCTAACTTCCCTTGCATTGTTTTTCTCCTCCCTTTTGATCACTTTTCCCTGCCTGGATCGATCCGGTTCCGATTTCTGATCATCACTTGCTCTGACGGGTGCTGCAGATGCCTTTGCTTTGCTTGCAGCCGTGGCATTCTTCCGATTCAATCCTTACCGGCCTCGCTCCCATTGGATGGTCCACGACTCAAATGATTCTCTGTCACCACGGCACCACAATTGAATGGGCAAATCAAATGTCGAGAAAATACCAGGAAAAGCACCAATAACGTACTTGCATTAAATTTTCTTCTCGACATGCCACATTTCATTTCTCACCATAAAATCCTGTTCCACAAAAAGGCTCAAGCAGAAGCCGCCGCCACCACGCTCTTGTGTCGACATTTATGCTAGAATCAATCATTCTCACTAGGCTGATCATATAGAAGCGCAGCAGAGAAGCCGacggttgggggggggggggaggggggggggtttaAGTGAGGGTTTGATGAAATATTGAGGATTTCAATTTTCTTAGCGCAAGAATTTCTATTATTTTCattttcattttcttttgaAGTTTACAATGATCGAATTTGTTGAAGGCCTAAAGTCAGGAACAGACTTGTACTCCGATGGTTAAGCAGTCCAAACCAGCAAACAAAATGCGGACTCCGTGACGTTCTATGGATAATAATTTTAAAATCCATCAAAATTTATTGTTCTATTTTTTGAATTATTTTAACAAGTCATGAATTCCGGAGCAGAGAGTGAAAAGAATGGCAAACTAGAGAGATTGTGATGCTGCGAATGGACCCGGTTGAGAGTTCGGGCCTTTGGGGGAAGGGCGTTGAAGATCAATGACTTCTAGATTACGGCTTGTTTTGTTTTGACTTTTTaagatatataaattttacaACGCATACAGATACATACATACAGGCCATGTCTATATTTGGAATTGATGGAATAAAGATCAAGAAGGTTAAGAGGTGGTGGGTATACACAATGGTACCGATGGTTCCGGTTCATGGGACCTTTATTCTGTATAAAGAAAGTGGGTTGCTAGGGACAAGGGACACAGCCCACATCGTTTTATCTTCTTTTCGATCTTATAATTGTGCCGGGACAATTGCCTGGAACAAAGTTCATCGACGATGGCTCCGGAGCTCATTGCCTCAAGGATACTTTCGACGTAGTCACGTTTCGAATTTCACTCACTTTTCCCCGTTGCTCCAATCGTCGATCATAAGGATCAGAGGAGATCCCAATCGAAGTGTAGCTAGGTAGACCGTACGTGCGCGTGCGTTTATAATTAACCGGGGCGGGCCTGCCATGCatgtcacaaggcttaattTGGCTAATCACGTAtagctaattaattaattaggtGCGTGCCTACTAGCATATGGACCGACGAGACGATCAGCGGTTGGTGCAGTAACATTACATTGTCGGCAAAAGCAAGCAGGCTGCTGCGGGCACAGAAAATCCGAGTGATGCAAGTGTCCGGTAGCCGTCAGTTCAACTGATCGCTGAATGTTAGTTGATGGAGCAAATGAATTCTTTTCTTCTCGAAACAATTTGAATTTTATTTGGCTTGGGACTATCCATGGCATCATGGGCATGTGGAATTTTCCGTTTGAATTCTAAGTGCTTTAGTTAGGTCCTGTTCCTGTTTGGCAGTGCTCCGGTGGATTTTGCGAAATCCTACCCGCTTCCCATTCATTTCACACGGAATCACTTCTCATCGGCTTCCCACCTTGCAGCAGAATCACCCTTTTAGGGAATTCAAAAGCTAGAGCAAAAGCTCTATCAAACTGCCTTAGCTTGTTCGTTTGGGTAGAGAGGCTTATTAGTAATGTCCCTACGTatgcaactcctcctgcgcacACGGAATGTTTTGAAGATTAGTTTCACCACGAAATCAAACAAGCACTGCTAAAAATGATTTGGATGCATTAATTATATCCAGCCGGGCCGGAGCTCTGTGCAAACTGCAGAGGCAGAGAATCCAGAGATGTATACACGCAAATAAAACAAAACGGAGACGAGATAGATGGTGAGATGGATTGGGAACATGGAGCCATGACCCTTTTGGCAGCAACAAGCCAAAGGACTGAAGCCTTTTGTCCTGCCCTCTCAAATCATAGCCACATTCTCCCACATGGGAGTCCGCTCCTTGGCATGGCGACAACGTACGTTGCCTTCGGCTCGAgatcgagagagagagagagagagagagagagctcaGGAACGAGGCGACGATGAGTCGATGGCACGCAAGAATCAACCATCATTGTTGTATGCGATGAACCAAGATTGTGGACGTGCCAATTTGGCTCCTGTAACTGCATATTCGTCACACTATATCAGTAAAAAAAATGGTAACATTGTGCCTACCTTTTATCCACGATGAAGGATGGACCGAGACGTGCAATGCACGCTGTTTCCTCCAAATGCTCTATAGGTGGACTCCTTGGATTGCGTACTAGACATAGTAGAGGGGCTTCAGGATGTGTCACGACATGTGTTTGCTCCAAAAGGATCTGTATATTTTTGCTTGGGAAGAATAAGTTTTCTTTGCCTCCCCTTTATTCTTTTTATGATAAAGAATTATTCCTCGGGAAAACAAAAAGGAAGCATCACCGTGGAAAGAATCTAATTTATCTAGCCTACAAGGCCAAAGAAAATACTTGTCCATTGCAAGAGGACGCGCGTGGGACAATTTGGGTTTACGCTACTAAAAGATTTGGAGTTCAATATCATTAGTTCAGACAGACTGAAATTGCATTCTAATGTGAGTGCTGTGCAGGTGATACTTGTGGGCAATTTTGATTTAAGTTGCTTTAATTTTGTGTACGCGCTCACCGCGGTGACATGAAAATGGTACTATTTAATATCAACATCTAAAGTATATTGCGCGCGCAATGAATTAAATTGTTTGTTATGGAACACTGAACTAAATTGACCTCATAATGCCTTTAGAAAAAGGTAAAGTCCAATCTACACCTTTGAACTATTAGAAAAGTctaattttcaaccttcaactgtAAAATTGGATAAAAGAGGCCCTTCAACCATCCAAACCAGGCAATTTTAGCCTTTTGGgtggtttcaaaggtggttttatattttgcaaaaactaaaaaaattcaagtttaaactaaaaaattcataaataattcattttaaatcaaaAAATATGAAACGGGTGCcaacattttttttaaaaaaatataacctatctattggcaCTTGACTTGTCCGTTATTCGGATCCAATTTTCCATATTCCTAATATTTGTTTGCTTATAGTTATACctattatttttaaataaataagattcaaatagagcaatAGTAGATAGGTTatagttttttaaaaaaattggtactagtttcaattttttctaatttaaaatgaactagttttgattttttagatctaaccagaatttttaattttttagaAAAAACACAAAACCATCTTTGAAACCACTCAAAGGGCCAAATTTATCCGGTTACAATAGTTGGATGGCCTTTGTTATCCAGTTTTctagttgaaggttgaaaatcggaCTTTTGTGACAGTTTGAGGATATAAACTAGACTTTTCCCTTTAGAAAAATAGGAAAAAATGGCCATTTAAATTTAATTCTTCATCATTATAAGTAAATATATACGTAGCTAGGAATACAGAAACTTGCATTCATTGATTCAGCTATTAAGATTATTGATTTGCCATTGTAACGAAGAATCCACAAAAGGACCTATATATGATGCATTTTGTACGAGTTCCCCAATGATTTAACAAGAAGCAGTTCGTTCCCGTAGCAATGAAGAAAGCTTTTAGGGATCTTAATCGAAGCTTAAACATAATAGTTGGAATGCTTTCAAGAGGTAGCCACACGTTGGAGCATTCACTCATGGAAGATTCCTTTTTCAAAGACAAATAAGTGCGCACCATTATTATATGAAACAACACTTTGGTGGAGAAAAGGAAAATATATGCTGCTGACCCGGAAAGAAACATGATAACCATGGAGCCGGGGCGCAAGGGATGAGCAACTAACAGCAGCACGAAGAGGGGCAGAACATCTTAGCAATGCCGATCGCGCACACGTGTGTAGGGCACAAATCAAGCGAGAAACCAAATGGTTTCaagaaaactcaacaagcaaaaTAATACTCCCCGAACAAACCTGCAAAACCCTGAAGCCAATAGAACGGAGCAGTGCAATAACCTTTTCGCAGTGCCACTTTATGTATGTACAGCTAGCGATCAACGAGGCTGCTGGCACTGGTGCACCGACAGAGGGCGGTGGGAGGGGAGGATCCGGCGGGACAGGGACGCTAGCAGCGGCAGCGCACCCACCACAACCCGCTCGACCGGAGGCCCGGCCTCAACTGGAACGCCCTGTGGAGCGGATGGCACCTCGCTGTTGGCTAGCAACTTGCCATCGGATCGGCTCACGGTTGGGGCGTCGCGGCGCGCCGGACGCCCGGGACGGCGACCGCCGAGCTAGCGCTTCCGGCGacgccgcagccgcggccggacGCGTCCCCAACCCCAGCTTGTCTCACGTCCTGGTCTCGTAGCGTCGGTCGCGGTCGGTGAGCGGGTGTGcttcgccgccgcgtcgcgGAGCCCCCGTGCTGTCGTGCCGTGCGGCGATTCTGCGTGGCAGCGAGTCGAGGATCTCACCTGCGCGTCGAATCCAGTGGTTCGAAGATGTAGCGAGTCGCCGATCTTCGGAGATTGGTGAAACCTGAAGAAACCTTCCTACCAATCTGAAGACATTGACTCTCGATTGCCTTTCCCAACAATGTGGTACATGGGACTTTTCAGATCCTGCTCGGAGAAGCAAATGCAAGATGATGCTTGCTCGCCGACAGCACGGTTCAGGACCGTCTGAACAGAACGGCAGGCGAAATCACCGTGAAACTGGACACTGCTAGGCTGCTGTCACGGGACACAAGCAGCACAGCGGCATTTGCTTCACGAGATCTCTGCTTGCTGCCAATGCGCCCCTACAGAACGCAAGAAACAAACACAACAGTTCGTACCAGAACCGAATCTTGCTCACTGGAAGGTTACATGCCGGCCAATCTAGAAACTTGAAGAGAACTCAAGTTTGTAAAAGGTTTCCCATCCGATATCTTTTTCAGCTGGTGTAATAACCTTTTTCACTATTCGGGGACAAGGATCATACAACCTTCTTCCTAGCGAAGGAACAAAGGAGGCTTTTTCACCTTCCTTTTTAAATTGTCATCACCAAACTGTCTATCAACAAAAGGATTAATGTGCATGGACAAAAGGTAAAACAAAAAGGATATCTGCAGCACACAACATTCTTCGCAACAACACCCACTCAGCCTGACGGCAGGGCAGGGCAGCACATCACGTAGCTGCCGCATCGCTCTAGGGTTGCTTTATCGTCAGCTCAGCTCTCAGGTGCAGCATCCCGTCGATGAAGAAGAGGCTGTCGTCGGCCATGAAGGTCTGCCATGGGATAGCAAAGAGATTCCTGTACCCGACCGCCTTCCCGCCGGTGAAAGTGTAGTTGCCCTTGTACTTGCTGACAAACTCGCCAGAAGGTCTCGTCCTCGCGGCGAACTCATAGTCCACTGTCACGCTCATTGAGCCCTTCTCTTGCATACCTAGGAAGAGGCCGAAGCAGTAGAACGTGCTCTGCTGCTCCATGTTACAGTGGGCTGAGAGGAAGAAGCCCTGCCCTGCGAGATGGAATGCTTGCGAGTATATCCGGCCTGAAGGGAAGAGCCGAGAGCACTCCTCACGCTTGAGATCCAAGTATGCTATGCACTGTGGGTAGGGCCGATCAAACTCAACGACTTTCAGAGGTCTGTACTTGTAAGCCCGTTCTGCAAATTTCCGACAGGTTACTGCGTCTGCTGCAAGAGCTCGTTGCCGGTGCGGTGCATCAGCCTTGTATAGAAGTGCCTCGGTGACACACTTGGTTGCTTGCTCATGGTCGATATCAGTGCATGTTAGGACCTTCCGCAGCTTCCTACAGGTCATGTGACTGAATCGCACAAGAGGAAGCAGACGAGAGCTCAAGATCTCACGTCTCTCCTCTGGTTTCGGGTATTGCGAGCGGGCCCATCGGAGCAAGAAGTCGTAGATGGTATCTTCAGATGCCACCTGAAGGTCATTACTTGACAAGATGGCTTCGATCCCAGCAAGAGGGATGTTCATCACTTCATCTTGGAACCTGAAACAAGAGAAACCATGCCCTTAGTATGCTAAGAATGATTTTCAGAAGAATATTGGGCTAAGCTTTTCCTAACAGTAGAAATAGGTCTCAATCCAGTGGATATCACTCACTTAGTCAAATCCTTGTATTTTATGGCAAGGAAATCCTTGGCTGCATCTGTCAGAGGTTGAACTGCAGCTGCCATTGAAATGGAGCACGGGAGATCTAGGTAGAGTAGTGCAGACTCTGTAGTCATAGGCAAGCTTGTGAGCAATTGGCTGCAGTACCTCATGCATGAAACAACCTCAAATTTGTCAGCTGCCATCAGGATATCCAGCAGAAGAGTGGGCTCAGTAGTGGTCAGCTTTCCACTATACATAAAGCTTAAAAGCTCCATGAGGGCGGTTTCCTCTGTTACAAGGGAAcgggaaaaaaaaagatgatGCACAAGGTAAGTATTCATTAGAGAATCGAACAAAAAATAGATGATATTTTTCTGGGTGTGTAAAGTATGACAACAGGCTAGGAAAAACATCCATTTGGTAGGTGAAGTTAATGAGGGGAAAAAAGAGAACATAGTTTCACTACTGAAGAAATTAAAAAAGAGGCACAAACTTGGAAATAAAGAACATTCTGACACAAATAATCATAgaaattttttttctttaaaaaaagaATTATTAGGCAATAAATTTGAAAGAAGTGGGATCTTCTAGCTCCTAAAGTTATCACATTACCTGAATCAGTAATTCTAAGGGTTGCATGTCTCTGATCAGATTCTTTCATGCCGTTTGAGAAAAGCTAAGAAAAAAAAGCATTTAGCTTATCAGAAAGCGAATAGACTGGAGTATTGAACAAATGCATTTCAGGAGGTTATCACAGATACCTTGAAAAAGAAAGGACTCTTAGCAGCAAGAATTGCTGAGCTGATATAAATCGTCTTTACTCGTAAAACTGGCGTACCCACAACGGTCCAAGACGAATCAATACCTTGTCCATCATCACCTGCTAAATACCATGTCAGAGAAAAAAGGACAAACAGTGAAGGAAACAAAAGGTACAAAACAGTCACAGTAGACAGATATTCTGCCATCAAAATATTCAAACTATTGTTTTTTCATGCAGATTAGTTTGCTACCTTTCAGAAAGAGAGGGTGTCTAAAGTTAAAgaaatgtaaattttgaaaACACtacaaaaagaataaaaaaTTTGTCTGCTTCTAGCAATCTAAGCATGCTTATAGATCATGTAACAATCACAGATGTTAATCCCAAGGATCAAATTAGAAAAAGCAGGTTCAAGCAACCACATACTTTGTTACACCAGCATTCTACAACCGAAGTTATATTAGTTCTTCCCACAAGCTATCAATTTTGTTTATAGAactagaaatcagcagatttgaTGTAATGATCAAGCAGAATAATAAAGAACATGACAATTTGGCCTAGAAAATAGAACATGACAATTCCAGAAAAAAAGAAATAGCTTTAAGCTCCAGAACAGGGGCCAGCTTAAGATGTTTGAATTTGAGAATTCAGTCTTTGATATTTGGAACATAAACATGAAGCATAGCTAGAAGAAATGGCCtaaaaagaaccttggaagtcCTTTAACAATCGAACCAGGATGTTCTAGTTTCTCAATGATTTTTCCAACATCTCAATCTAACCAAACCCCAAATATGTTCAATTTAGTAGGGAGATCTAAATTTCCCCAAAAGCCTAAATAGACAATGTTTTTTGACAGCAagagctttttttttttgctaaacTTCACTAAGGCtcagaaaagaaaaacaatAATAATATCAGCATAGAACAATATTAGTGATTGAACTTTTAGCTGTACAAACCATCTTGACCAACATCAGGTGGAGATTCTTCTATCATTGCTACAGGTTCCTCTTGATTTTCTTCATATGCATCACATTCTTCTGCTTCGACTTCATTGCAATTCGTCTGGTCTGACATGTGAGTTGTAGATTCTACAGAAGGTAATTATTGACAGTCAAAAGA
Coding sequences within it:
- the LOC112885943 gene encoding BTB/POZ domain-containing protein POB1-like isoform X2, giving the protein MDPDFSPGGGGPSFEFAFNEVNFSDRELRIEVVPGDDDAPGSSGAGAGGGGLADWARHRKRRREELLKEKESTTHMSDQTNCNEVEAEECDAYEENQEEPVAMIEESPPDVGQDAGDDGQGIDSSWTVVGTPVLRVKTIYISSAILAAKSPFFFKLFSNGMKESDQRHATLRITDSEETALMELLSFMYSGKLTTTEPTLLLDILMAADKFEVVSCMRYCSQLLTSLPMTTESALLYLDLPCSISMAAAVQPLTDAAKDFLAIKYKDLTKFQDEVMNIPLAGIEAILSSNDLQVASEDTIYDFLLRWARSQYPKPEERREILSSRLLPLVRFSHMTCRKLRKVLTCTDIDHEQATKCVTEALLYKADAPHRQRALAADAVTCRKFAERAYKYRPLKVVEFDRPYPQCIAYLDLKREECSRLFPSGRIYSQAFHLAGQGFFLSAHCNMEQQSTFYCFGLFLGMQEKGSMSVTVDYEFAARTRPSGEFVSKYKGNYTFTGGKAVGYRNLFAIPWQTFMADDSLFFIDGMLHLRAELTIKQP
- the LOC112885943 gene encoding BTB/POZ domain-containing protein POB1-like isoform X1, which codes for MDPDFSPGGGGPSFEFAFNEVNFSDRELRIEVVPGDDDAPGSSGAGAGGGGLADWARHRKRRREELLKEKGDDGQGIDSSWTVVGTPVLRVKTIYISSAILAAKSPFFFKLFSNGMKESDQRHATLRITDSEETALMELLSFMYSGKLTTTEPTLLLDILMAADKFEVVSCMRYCSQLLTSLPMTTESALLYLDLPCSISMAAAVQPLTDAAKDFLAIKYKDLTKFQDEVMNIPLAGIEAILSSNDLQVASEDTIYDFLLRWARSQYPKPEERREILSSRLLPLVRFSHMTCRKLRKVLTCTDIDHEQATKCVTEALLYKADAPHRQRALAADAVTCRKFAERAYKYRPLKVVEFDRPYPQCIAYLDLKREECSRLFPSGRIYSQAFHLAGQGFFLSAHCNMEQQSTFYCFGLFLGMQEKGSMSVTVDYEFAARTRPSGEFVSKYKGNYTFTGGKAVGYRNLFAIPWQTFMADDSLFFIDGMLHLRAELTIKQP
- the LOC112885963 gene encoding uncharacterized protein LOC112885963; the encoded protein is MAEKPPLPPKPKPPRPPPKGPAAAARPAPAPAPATGARTAPPFKKPALAPPPQVLPLKPPPARQYLHQLQPPPAGGARKPARYRQQHRRGGGCSCRRACCLAAGFALLALCLALAAACLAYLYYRPRPPSFHLQPLAPVRLRLGNSSAAPALDATVGARAVSWNPNERVAFRYGAGEGRVALADADGDVALGWAPVAGFEHAPRSVAAVAFVATARGVVVDEAVAARVRDRYRRRQQAFRVVVDTRVGVRVGALRTGMVPVRLVCDGGVMAPRGGGTPVGPLSRCQVYLFRVRWFSLN
- the LOC112885943 gene encoding BTB/POZ domain-containing protein POB1-like isoform X3, with amino-acid sequence MDPDFSPGGGGPSFEFAFNEVNFSDRELRIEVVPGDDDAPGSSGAGAGGGGLADWARHRKRRREELLKEKESTTHMSDQTNCNEVEAEECDAYEENQEEPVAMIEESPPDVGQDGDDGQGIDSSWTVVGTPVLRVKTIYISSAILAAKSPFFFKLFSNGMKESDQRHATLRITDSEETALMELLSFMYSGKLTTTEPTLLLDILMAADKFEVVSCMRYCSQLLTSLPMTTESALLYLDLPCSISMAAAVQPLTDAAKDFLAIKYKDLTKFQDEVMNIPLAGIEAILSSNDLQVASEDTIYDFLLRWARSQYPKPEERREILSSRLLPLVRFSHMTCRKLRKVLTCTDIDHEQATKCVTEALLYKADAPHRQRALAADAVTCRKFAERAYKYRPLKVVEFDRPYPQCIAYLDLKREECSRLFPSGRIYSQAFHLAGQGFFLSAHCNMEQQSTFYCFGLFLGMQEKGSMSVTVDYEFAARTRPSGEFVSKYKGNYTFTGGKAVGYRNLFAIPWQTFMADDSLFFIDGMLHLRAELTIKQP